Proteins encoded by one window of Myripristis murdjan chromosome 1, fMyrMur1.1, whole genome shotgun sequence:
- the LOC115358943 gene encoding acylphosphatase-2-like gives MASSSQLVSVDFEVFGNVQGVCFRMYTEDEGQRLGVSGWVKNTRRGSVVGQVQGPRDKVDQMRNWLRNVGSPSSRIDRTVFSNERDLSKLEIHGFSTRH, from the exons atgGCCAGCAGCTCCCAGCTCGTCTCCGTGGACTTTGAGGTTTTTGGTAACGTCCAGG gtgtttGCTTCAGGATG TACACGGAGGACGAGGGCCAGCGGCTGGGCGTGAGCGGCTGGGTGAAGAACACCCGGCGGGGCTCGGTGGTGGGACAGGTGCAGGGACCCCGAGACAAAGTGGACCAGAT GAGGAACTGGCTGAGGAACGTGGGCAGCCCGAGCTCGCGGATCGACCGGACCGTCTTCTCCAACGAGAGGGACCTCTCCAAGCTGGAGATCCACGGCTTCTCCACCAGACACTGa